TGGTCAGAGAGAAGGTACAAGAAAACTCCTTTAACTTTAACCTAAACTTACCCTTATCTGTAGCCAAGCTATTCGGTTATAGACTTACATCAGGGGGGTTCTCCTTAGCTCTGTTTATATCTACATTATGGTATGATTAAATCCTCATATCCATTCCAGTTTTTATGGTACCTGCAGTCAGtgaaatattcaaataaaactaGACCACTGTATAAGAAAGGAGTTGAAAGTAAATGTTAAAAAGGTTGTAATTCATGTCTTTCTGTAGGGAATCCTGGCGGGCTGTAACTCAATGTGCGCCGGCTACCTGTTCCAACCAGACAAACAGTATGACACCACTTATGACACAGGTGACAAGGCAATCCAGTGTGGCCGGCATGTTGACATATTTAAGTTCTGGCTCATGTGGAAAGCCAAGGTGAGATTGGCAGAGAGTTCTCAAGATCACATGATTAAACAAGGCTGGGTCTGCTTacagtgtttttctgtcattaacACTATCTGACTGACTGTTTGTCCTGCAGGGCACCATTGGATTTGAGCAGCACATTGACAAGTGTTTGGACCTCTCTCAGTACCTGTACAACAAGATTAAGAACAGGGAGGGATATGAGATGGTGTTTGATGGAGTGGTAAGCTTTCCTAATTTTTCTGAAGTTAATTGAATATGGTCCTTAATGGAAACTATCTTTAAAGGCTAGTTAAAGCAACTCTAGCAGTTTGTGAAACGttaaaactatgtgcttctgactcGTTTTGAAGCACACTGACCTTTCTTATGCACATGCCCAGGCCTGAAACTGCTCTAAAGGACCTGAGGCCTGAGATTTATGACTCtggtttccagccctgcaccTCACCGATTTACTTTATGCTCTCTTAAAATTGTTGTGGGCTTTTGAGGCCATCTTTGTAGCCTCTACAACATGACAATAAACtcatgtgtatggctgtacatgtgcagggctcatacagagatttgtttttaatgaCAGTGGTGTTGCATCTCACAACTGTAGGAGGCAACCAAAGAGCAGAAAATCTGCCAAATTGTTGAGTGTTACTTTAACAAATTTAatgctccagcccccccgcgacccgacagttggattaagcggtatagaaaatggatggatggatactttttatctttctctgtttttggtGAAGATGAAAAAACAATCGCACAATACCCGTGTGTTGACTGTGTTTGTTTGCACCTGCAGCCTCAGCACACCAACGTTTGCTTCTGGTACATTCCACCCAGCTTGAGGGGAATGCCTGACGGCGATGAGAGGCGAGAAAAACTCCACAGGGTATGACTTGCAGCTTTCAAgctattttatttaaatttttttttttttttaacaaattatCGTTATTCATAGCAGGCCACCTTTAGGAACGCTCGACTCTGAGTTGTTGCTTTTTTATACCATCAGGTGGCACCAAAGATCAAGGCCATGATGATGGAGACAGGGACCACCATGGTGGGCTACCAGCCCCAGGGCAACAAAGTAAACTTCTTCCGTATGGTCGTGTCCAATCTTGCCGCCACCCAGTCTGACATTGACTTCCTCATTGATGAGATTGAGAGGCTGGGTCAGGACCTGTAGAGGTCTTCGCCATCATCGCTCTGAAGACCAGACATAACTAATAAAGTCTTACATCTCTTATATTTTACTGGTTAATGCCACTGAGGCGAAACATTCACAGTGCTGCGGACAGAGAGATGATACATTTGAATTCCTTTCCATCCAGCAGGTCTTTGCCTGAAGCATTCTAAATGTTTCTGTAGAGCTCCTTCTGTagacaaaatataaaaagagtATCGGAATACTCCAGGTACAACAAACATTCTctaatgtgtgtgcatgttgtgAAATacgtgtgtctgtctgtgtgtgcgtgtgatcCAGTTTCTCGTCTGATGATGTTTGTCTTTTAATGTCACTGTGTGTGCCAGAGTGAGCGGGTATGAATACGCTAAATCacagaaatgggaaaaaagCACAGAATAGCACAAAATATTTAGAGTATCAAGTTATTCTGCTTTATCATACATTTGCTACTCACAATTGAATCACTGGTGCTTTTTAGatgtacatacatatatttaatCTCAGTCAACCAACCTATTTGTGCTAAATCAGTGTCCAAAACCCTGAAgcagtgtgtgtgcaggtgtgcatGTAACACACTGACTGTGTCCTGTCATATATTTAAGGCTAGTGCACCCAGTGTAGATTACAAACGAGTTAAGCTGAGAGGATTTAGAATCCTCTGCCAACAGAGCTTCAGTCTGCGACATTTTTCCTCATAGAAGATTATTTGTAAGATTCAGACTGATGAAGTCTTCAGATATCCGGAGCCTGTGACAACCTTTGACTTGTGAAACGCTGGTTCGTTGTCTGTTCCACGCAATCATGCAGTACCTATAAGTTAGTATAAGATAGATTGAATATTAATATTTGAATATAGATGAACAAATATTTATTGCATTTCCACTGTTTGCGGATTCAGGTATTTTACTGTAAATGTATCTTTATGTGTATTACATagtaatacatttgtaaatGTAGTCACAAGAATGGAGTTGAATTTATTTAGTGATTTTTGACTGCCAAAGAAAGAGAGTCGGGAACAGAGCAATCCATTGTCTTTTGAGTAAAACTTCTTATAGATTCTAGGTGTTTGTAAACTGTTACTATTGAACTTCGAACACGATGCAATTTCTACAGTTTGTTTATTTCTGTGGTTGTGAGTCTTTTTGACTGAATGTTTGGAGATGACCGATTGGCCTTCTGGTGAGATTAATTAAGAGTGAATCTATATAATGCTCTGGCTGTTGTGCCGGTCTTTTATTTTAGCAAGAAGCACAAGGATGTGAGAATGTACTCTCCTCTGGGGACTGAGAAGAAAGTAATGTATCCGTGTGAATCCTAACTGTAATATAGTATATTCATTGTAATACATATTACTTGTATTCTCAGTGTTACAGGGACCCAGTGGATATCTTGTATAAAGGTTCCTGTATGTGTCTTTGCACAGTGTTCACCTTTCTTTCTTCCATTGTAAATGGATGTGTATTAAGATAAATCTGTGGTAATTAGGGACCATATGTGAATGGCACAACTACATAGATTATATTTAAGGTTATCTGTATACTATATGTGACCAGTCTGGGTTTTGATGAGGCTAATTCTAAGTAGCTTCATTCAGTAGGCACTTTAACAGAATTATACcatcatgaaaaaaatattgaataaagtctattaaaggggaaaaaacgagtCTGAATTattgacacattcacacacactctcagaGAAATGTCCTGCTTTGGCTGCTCAAAAAGTCCATatgaaaaattaaaattttcatttttctctattgactgaacacacacatatacatatattatgGCCCTCAGCCTTATAATCCTTAAAGGCTTTGCTAGGCCCCCCATCTGTGTGGCAGAGTGGCCTGACACCTTGCTCTCCATGTCCTCTCATTTTCCCCAGGCTCATTTGCACTTGTCTTCCCGAGAAGCTTGAGGCATTTTGGCACCATTATGTGTCACCAGCTCCACCTGGTGGTGACTCTGTGCCCTCACAATCCAGGAAGATGATAAATCTTTAGGAAAAAGGCTTGAGAAGAGGGTTCCATAAACCTACAAATACATAGAAGCAAGTCTCCTCTGGATTCCACCTGTGCATAGAAATTTGCCGGTCACTgagcattcattcattcatctggtAAAAGTGGCCCTGGAGGCGTTAAGAGTTAATCACTTGATCATGAGAAATGGTGCATGGAAGTGAAGTgcacatgaaaaatatgaatttaaagatgcttattttactttgttttaGTGTCTTTTGCTTACCACTGAAATGACGATATTGTTTTGCATTTGGTTTGAATTACTAGATCGCATAAGTAATGCTACTGATTCGGCCTGTGTCTGTATATGTGGAAACACTCATTTGTAAAGATTTTTCTCTTTAAGTTTTGAATGAATGAACTGCGGACAGATGACTCCAACACAGTTGTGTTTTAGCAGGCTGTTATGGGGAGAGTTAGAATAACTTGACgtaattgtttatttttttaaaccttttttatgGTGTAAAAATCTCACAAAACTTTTATGActtttggcccactcttctaaacaacgttgcttcagttcattgaagTTTGCAGGCACATGTTTATGCACTGCCCtgttaaggtcccaccacagcacttcagtcaggctgaggtctggactctgactggaccactgaaacaccttgattcttttctttttcagacattctgttgaaGATcggctgctgtgtttgggatcatcgtcctgttgatgacccagtttcagccaagctttatcTGTCAGActgatggcctcacatttgactctagaatactttggtctgcagaggagttcatggtggactccattactgcaaggtgtccaggtcctgtacctgcagaacaagcccaaatcatcagccctccaccaccgtgcttgacagttggtatgaggtgtttgtgctgatatgctgtgtttggttttctccaaacgtgctgctgtgcattatgatcaaacatctccactttggtctgctctgtccaaaggacattgttccagaagtcttgtggtttgttcagatgtaactttacaaacctaagctgtgctgccatgttgtttttaGAGACAAAAGGCTTtgtcctgcagcccttccaaacaagccatccatgttcagtctttttctaactgtacttttgtgaactttaacatttaacatgctaactgaggcctgtcaTTAACACTGTCTGACTGACTCTTTGTCCTGCAGGGCACTATTGGATTTGAGCAGCACATTGACAAgtgctcgattctttcattggaagctcaagaacaagctggagaaatctcaagttaaatatgcatttattggtggtcacatgtgaagtatAGCAGCGCTGGGCTCGGAGGGACAGAGctctcgcaggaaatccgtcagaccgaaCCCCGATtcccggaaacatttcatatttatatgaACCTTTATTTCCCAGAGGTTGGACTTACACTCAACAGAGTATAATTGGACATGAGCAGGTTAAACACCGTcttagtcatgttctttggataagccaaacaatgtgtgtgtgaatgttgcTTTAAGCGTGCATCTGCTTTCCCAGActctttatctgacccagttatttagtcCCGCTATGTCACCTTGAAGAAAAACCCAAGAGACGTagctcttgttttgttttttttttgcagtttctctgggcattgcacagtctgaccttggggtgaacttgctgggatgtcCACTCCTGAGAAGATTGACTACTGCCTTCAATGTGTTCCACTTGTGAGTAATATTTCACCATGTAGAATGATGGCCTCCACTGTTTGAAAATGggcttcccagattgatggacagcaacaattgcttATCTAACATCATTGctggtgtctttcctccttggcattgtgttaacacacacctgaatgctccagaccagcaaactgacaaaaccagTTCATCAAGTGTATTTAATGGCTGCTACTTATCCTCTTTATTCTTCTGGAAACAGTAAGGGTTGACTTAGTTGTTCACAAACTTCTTCTGCATAACAGTTTAGTAATCAATAATCATCAATAATCACACAGTGTGAGCCTAACATGGCAAGTAGCCTACTCGTTAAACGAGTTATTTGTCTTAATGGGTTTTTGTTTCCCTTCACTGTCAGTGGTAACCATAGTGTTAATAGTAGTTAATAGTATATTTCACCAGCGGAGGACACAAATTGGTCCCCTGAACTTGTTAAAAGCTTCGTGAAGAGAACCATATCTCAACAGAAAATGAGGGTAAGGTGCTTAAACGACGATTCTAACGAGCAACTTCATAAAAGTGAGCGCAGTTCACTCACATTAGGTTTAGTGTGTTATTTCAGAGTGGAAGAATATTATTCTACAATTTCATGCCTCGTTTTGAAATAATAGTGTTACTTCTTTGACGTTAATGAACCATCGAAAACCAACAGGAATTCGAAAACTTCGAATAGGCGTTATTTCCTGCCACGTAATGGCGCATGCGCATCGCAAGGCTAGTCATTTGGCGACGTGTACCCGGTGTGTGGAAGTGCTCAGGTATCTGACTTCTGCCGGGTAACAGGCTGCCAGAACATCCTCAAAAGCCTcagaagagcaaaaccatggGAGGATCACAAAGCGTGGAGATACCGGGTGGAGGCTCAGAGGGCTACCACGTTCTGCGGGTGAGTTTTTAAAGCATCTCTAGCCTGCTGTTAGCTTAGCATCAGGTCAGAGGCGGAGGAGTCCCAGCTCGGTTTGTTGACGAGAGGCCGGGGATGAGTCTTGCGGCCTCCGGGTGGAAAACAAACGCAATGCCAGGGAACTGCTGTGAACTTTGGAAATATGTCAGTGCCCCGTACCTTTTCAAATGTCCGCTTGTGTTAAGTGTTTGCCACTTGTCAGCATCAGTGGTGCTAAAGCTACGTAGCTGTAGCCTGCTGAATGACAGCTGCCGTGCTGAGTGTAGTAATACATCCATTATCGGACGCTTACACTATATACACCCTGCTGcttttagtttattttgtgGAATATGAGGGCTCTGGTGTGAGGCCAACTCTTTGTAATTGATGTCTCTGGTATAGTCTATCAAATTTGAATTATAGGCAAATTTAAGCTACGTTAAAGCTAAACGGGGCAACAGTGAAGACGTATGTATCTGTAAGCGGACTGATCCTGTCAGTTTTACAGTAACGTTCACCAGTGACACTCGAATGCGTTTGTAAGACTAAAACCTATAAGGGTTTTAGTTAAAGGTTTTTTAAAACCTAAAACTAAGGTAAGGCTCAGTTATTTCTGCCTGTCAACACATCCTGTTTACAAGAAATTTACAAGAGATGTGTAAGAAGTTGTTAAGGGCAACGGTTTGTGTTGGAGTCCAGCAGCTCAGGGTGTCTCTCACCTTTGTTTCAGGTTCAGGAGAACTCACCTGGACACCGCGCAGGACTGGAGCCTTTCTTTGACTTCATCGTCTCCATAAATAACACCAGGCTGGTAAGAAATGGGAGCAAGTTCATGGAGTGGGACTAATTCTGAGCCGTGTGGAGTTCTCCATCCGAGGTTAGCGCGCTCTTTCATCTCTGTCCCGTTTCCCTGCAGAACAAGGACAACGACACCTTGAAGGACTTGCTCAAAGCCAGCGTGGAGAAACCAGTCAAGATGCTGGTTTACTCTTCAAAAACCCTGGAGCTGCGTGAGTGCACGGTGACCCCCAGCAACTTGTGGGGTGGTCAGGGCTTGCTCGGCGTCTCAATTCGCTTCTGCAGCTTCGAAGGAGCCAATGAGAACGTGTGGCATGTGCTGGTAGGTAGCCACACAGGCCCATTTGTACTTTTATTGTCTCCGTCCGTGTCGTACGACAGCAGTTTGTTTCCGCTTCGCAACAGGAAGTGGAGCCCAACTCCCCGGCGGCCCTCGCTGGCCTGCGGCCGCACACCGACTACATCATCGGAGCCGATACCGTCATGAATGAGGTTGGTTATCCTCAGCGTTCGTCTCCTTTTTGCCTCCCAGTTGTGGCCACGATCACGTGTCTGATGCTTTTTCCAACTTCTACGCCTCTCTTTTGACAATCTGCAGTCGGAGGACTTGTTCTCTCTGATCGAGAGCCACGAGGGAAAGGGCCTGAAGCTCTACGTGTACAACACAGACACCGACAACTGCAGAGAGGTGGTCATCACGCCACACAGTGCGTGGGGAGGGGAGGGCAGGTAGTGACACACTTAATTCTCCTTCGAATAGCATGTACTTCGAGAAATAAATGCTCTTAACTGTTTTCAGTTGGTAATATCTTAAATGGGCTTTCCCTCCACTTCTCAGCCTCGGATGTGGGATTGGCTACGGATACCTCCACAGAATTCCCACTCGGCCTTTTGAGGAGGGGAAGAAGATAAGCTTCCCCGGAGGTTCTCCCAGCGAGCCCATCTGTCCGCTCAAAGATGGATTCACCGAGGTCAGGACAGACACACTGCACACGCTCTTTACCTGTCATCCTGGCGGTACGATAACCTTTGGGGAAAAATATCCCAGTTTAGTGGTCCTGCAAATCCCGGGTTTCTAGAATGCGTTTCTTTGAGAAGTCTGAGTAAGAAACAAAAAGCTTTTCCCCATTGAACACGATCGGTTTAATTTTATGATATAAAGGAACGCAtgaaaagtttaaaataaaaagaggGGATTACGATCAAGTAAATGATTGAATTCTTCTAAATGGATTTAAAGTCCTGTAAGTGAGCTTTTAGTCGAGGTCTTTTGGAGACATGTTCCATACGCTCCTCTTTCAGACCAAGTTCTGATTTGATTTTAACTGTTATTTCATTGCTGATTCATACGAGAAGCAGGAGCACAGGCTCATGTCTTtaccaacacacacatacacacacacactgtgcttTTCCTCCCTACAGCCACGGAACACCAGAAAGCCAGAAGTAGGCTAAATCTAATTCGAACACTGAAAAAGTTGGATTTTGCAGAAAATTAGTACTTCTCTGCTCTGCTAATGTTAGGAGGCTAACTAGCTGATGATCGCTAGTTAGTTAGCGATGCTATCTGCCTTGATAGAATATTCATTTGACCAATGCTAGCTACAGATGTTCATTTTAGGACAAAGTTACCTTGAATTTGGTGTAGAGTGATGGGTGGCAGCCGCTGTTCCGGGCACGTCTTGCGTGTGGGTTTAACTTCCTTCTACAAAACATGTTGTTTTATTCCATTGTTATCCCAAAAAAACCCCACTTGTTTTGACACGTCGTGTTCCTCTGCTCTTTCACACTACCTGTTGGAATCGTGCACTTTCTGCCTTTGACAAATCATGGAGAGAAAAACGGCTTGTACCACAGGAACGGTGTGATAAATTATTTTAGTGGTTTTGAAActgtgactttttaaaaaaaacaatcaaaacaaaacaaaaatctctTTACTCCACTGCTAAATAAGTGTGTCCTCATTCTGAATGCAGCACATCGGACCGGTACACAGACAAAGAGCTTGAAGTCACATCTGAGTGGATATGACATTAACAGCATCTTGCGCTCCTTCTTCATACTTTCCCTCTCCAGGTCCAGCTTTCGGCCGTGACCCCTCCTTCCTCTGCACCAGCCGTTCCCTCCGGCCTTGAAGATTCACTTTCCAGCCTGTCAATCAGCTCGGCTCCGCCCCCCATGCCCAGTGAGCTGCAGACAGGTACCACTGTGCATTTATTACAGTAATCCCATCTTTTGTGTACTTTGCATCTTCCCTGCTAACGTGTTTTgctcctcccctcccctccagGATTGCCCACTGTCCCTCTCCTGCCCACCACCACCAACCCCTCGCTCAGCCCGCTCACCCCCCTGAATCCTGCTGCCACCAGCTTCAACCCAGCCACCACGCTACCAGGTGAGACATTTCTCAAACAATTGGacagttttgtgtctctgtgtaccTGCTACGCATTGGTATTCAGCTTCTTTCTTTTCTATAATCCCACACTCTGATTACATGGTTCCTGTTATTGCCACTCTTTCCTGTCTCCAGTTTTGATCGACCTTCACTTTGTGTTGCATAATTCCAGGTCTGATCCCCCTCCCAGCTGGATTACCGCCACTCCCTAACCTTCCCAACCTTCCCAACCTGAACCTGCCACTCCCAGACCTCAGCGCAGTGTCACTAGCAGGCATCACCCTCCCACCAGTAGCAGCAGGGACGACAGGTGAGTAACCAGCCCAGCTGTGCCACCTCCATTCTGCTAACTTTGTGCAAGAGCTTTTTGAGACGGTCAGCAGGATCTGGGCGCAGCCACAGATTCCGCCCGACATTTTTCTCCAAGGCGTATAAATTGTGTGTGAATGTTGCATCACTGCAAAGTTTGTTCGGAATGAGTcttagtaaaaataaataaatgtgtcttCTTCAGTGCCATCTCTGGCTTCACTGCCGCCCCTGAACCTGCCGGGTCTTACCCCGTTTGCCTCCCTGCCCACCACGATGCCCTCCCAGCTGCCTCCTCTGCTCTCTCAGGGCGTGGCGCCCCTCTTGCCCACCGCCGCTCCAGCCTCGGTCACAGTCACCGCAGCCTCCACAGAAGCCGACTCCTCGAAGGCCACGGAACCGCCAGCCGCCACGGAAACAAC
The sequence above is drawn from the Odontesthes bonariensis isolate fOdoBon6 chromosome 14, fOdoBon6.hap1, whole genome shotgun sequence genome and encodes:
- the LOC142399303 gene encoding Golgi reassembly-stacking protein 2-like; protein product: MGGSQSVEIPGGGSEGYHVLRVQENSPGHRAGLEPFFDFIVSINNTRLNKDNDTLKDLLKASVEKPVKMLVYSSKTLELRECTVTPSNLWGGQGLLGVSIRFCSFEGANENVWHVLEVEPNSPAALAGLRPHTDYIIGADTVMNESEDLFSLIESHEGKGLKLYVYNTDTDNCREVVITPHSAWGGEGSLGCGIGYGYLHRIPTRPFEEGKKISFPGGSPSEPICPLKDGFTEVQLSAVTPPSSAPAVPSGLEDSLSSLSISSAPPPMPSELQTGLPTVPLLPTTTNPSLSPLTPLNPAATSFNPATTLPGLIPLPAGLPPLPNLPNLPNLNLPLPDLSAVSLAGITLPPVAAGTTVPSLASLPPLNLPGLTPFASLPTTMPSQLPPLLSQGVAPLLPTAAPASVTVTAASTEADSSKATEPPAATETTLASS